ACTGCTCCAAGTTGGAGGACTTTTTTTTCTTTAAGGATAGGAGAAGAGTTTTATGAAGGAAGGGATTGTCCGGGAAGTGGAGAAGAAATTTTCTACATTTAGAAATCGTTTCGTCGATTCTTCCGAATTCGTACGAAGCATTTACTTCCGCTTCGATTGCGGGTCGATCTTCTTTGTAAGGATTGTTTTCACGGATCCAGTTTAGGGTTTCATTGTAATATCCTAAATTTCCGAGCTTCGAACTTAGAATCAGCACTTTATACCGAAGTGGCGGATTCTCTGGATTTTTAGAAAGGCTGAGTCTTGCAAACTCATAAGCTTTTGTCGGTTTCTTCAGTTCTTCGTAGCCTGCGGAAATTTCGCCCATCAAGGAAAAATTTTCCGGATCTAGGGTGATACTTTTCTCGAAACTTTCCATTGCGGTTGTTAGATCTCCCTTGCCGATCCAGGCTCTTCCTTCGATTTCGTAATAAACGCCTGTTCTTTTATTTCCGAGGGAGTCGGCGATTTGGAGTTTCTGAAGGGCTTTATCGTATCGGAGCTGATCCAATTCTTCCCGGGCCTGTCGGAGGAGCTCCGAATAAGAAAAGGTTGAATTCCCATAGAGCGTTGAATAACCTGTGCAAAGTACAAAAAAGAACCAAGTGGATAGCAGTCTCCCAGCCAGTCTGTTCGGTAGAATTCTTCCCATCTTTTTAAACATCGGAACATTGAAAAAAAACAAGAGGTTTCACTGAATGAATTCAGTTACGATTATTATCGCCATGTCTATTTTGGCGATCGTCACTGCGGTAGTTTATGCCCTAAAAGTTACCACTATTAAAGTGGGTGCTGCGGGCGGTAACGAGAAAGAAACGAAAAAACTTTTAGAAATATCTTCCGCTATCTCCGAGGGGGCTATGGCCTTCCTCGTTCGGGAATACAAGGTCATTTCCGTATTCATCGCCTTTATGGCAGTCCTAATCGTTCTTCTTTTGGACAATCCTGCCACCGAAGGGTTCAATGACGGACTTCACACAGCGATTGCGTTTATCGCAGGGGCCATAATCTCTTGTCTTTCCGGTTTTATCGGAATGAAAATAGCAACCGCAGGAAATGTAAGAACGGCGGAAGCGGCAAAAACTTCCCTGTCCAAAGCTTTCCGAGTCGCTTTTGACTCCGGAGCGGTGATGGGATTCGGACTCGTGGGACTTGCGATCCTTGGAATGATCGTCCTCTTTCTCGTTTTTACGGGAATGTATCCTACGATAGAAAAACACTTCCTTATGGAATCCTTAGCCGGTTTCGGTTTAGGCGGTTCTGCAGTTGCGTTATTTGCCCGAGTGGGCGGTGGAATTTACACAAAGGCTGCGGACGTAGGAGCGGACTTGGTCGGTAAGGTAGAAAAGGGAATTCCCGAAGACGATCCAAGAAATCCCGCAACGATTGCGGATAACGTGGGAGACAACGTGGGGGACGTGGCCGGAATGGGGGCCGACTTGTTCGGTTCTTGTGCGGAAGCGACTTGTGCGGCTCTCGTGATCGGCGCGACCGCGTCGGCTCTTTCCGGGTCCGTGGACGCTCTTCTTTATCCGCTTCTGATTTCCGCTTTTGGAATTCCCGCTTCTCTTTTGACCAGTTTTCTTGCGAGAGTCAGAGAAGGCGGAAACGTAGAATCCGCGTTGAAAGTTCAGCTCTGGGTTTCCACCTTACTTGTCGCGGGGATTATGTATTTCGTAACGAATACGTTTATGGTGGATTCTTTTGAAATCGCAGGGAAAACGATTACCAAGTGGGATGTATATATATCCATGATCGTCGGGCTTTTTTCCGGAATGTTTATAGGGATTGTAACCGAGTATTATACTTCTCATTCCTACAAACCCGTAAGGGAGGTCGCGGAAGCGTCTAACACCGGAGCGGCGACGAATATCATCTATGGCCTATCTCTCGGATATCATTCTTCCGTAATTCCGGTGATTTTACTCGTAATCACCATCGTAACTGCGAATCTTCTCGCGGGGATGTATGGAATTGCGATCGCAGCTCTCGGGATGATTTCCACGATTGCCGTCGGACTGACGATCGATGCTTATGGTCCTGTTGCCGATAACGCGGGCGGGATTGCTGAAATGGCTGAACTCGGAAAAGAAGTTCGGGATAGAACCGATACTCTTGATGCGGCGGGAAATACGACTGCGGCGATCGGTAAGGGTTTTGCAATCGGTTCCGCAGCGCTTACTTCTCTCGCGCTTTTTGCCGCGTTTATCACAAGGACGCATACGATCACTCTAGAAGTTCTGAACGCGGAAGTGTTCGGCGGATTGATGTTCGGGGCGATGCTTCCTTTTTTATTCACCGCTATGACAATGAAATCCGTAGGTAAGGCTGCGGTTGATATGGTGGAAGAAGTTCGTAAACAATTCCGTGAAATTCCGGGCATTATGGAAGGAAAAAATAAACCGAACTACAAACGTTGTGTGGACATTTCCACGACGGCGGCACTTCGGGAAATGATTCTTCCCGGATTACTTGTTCTCATGACTCCGATTTTGGTCGGGTATCTTTTCGGAGTGAAAACTCTTGCGGGTGTTCTTGCGGGTGCGTTGGTCGCGGGAGTGGTTCTTGCTATCTCTGCGGCGAATTCCGGCGGAGGTTGGGACAACGCGAAGAAATATATCGAAAAAAAAGCCGGTGGTAAAGGTTCCGACCAACACAAAGCGGCGGTCGTAGGCGATACAGTGGGGGATCCATTCAAGGATACTTCCGGACCCTCAATCAACATCCTGATCAAACTGATGGCGATCACAAGTCTCGTTTTTGCGGAATTTTTCGTTCAACAAGGCGGGCTTTTGATGAGATTGTTTCATCATTAAGAAACCATAAATTAGAGTTTTCTAAAATTTAGGCCCTTTTCGTTGAAAGCGATGAGGGCCTTTTAATTTCTTATTTTGTTCATCAAGCGCCTGATTTCTGTAAACCTGATTTCTAAAACGCTGACATCTAATCACGGGCGTGCCCATTTTAGTGGATAGGTTTTAGGGGTCAGATGTCACGGGCGTGCCCCGGCGTTTTGCGCCGGGTCGCGCTCTTCGTTTCAATCTGCAACGCACCATTTTGTATTTTTCTAATATACAAATGATTTCGTTTTTTGTCTTTACTGTTCCGTTTTTGAATGTTGCGTTGCAGGATTTCCACTACGATCGCTCACGCGTTTTGAGAACCCAGGTTTTTGTCGTTTAATTCGAATGAGTGAGACGATTTTTTAGAGGTTTGGTTTTGGTAAGGAGGACAAATGTTTGCTGGTGATTGGGTTCGGTTCGAAGAATAAGGCCCTGGAAATTTGATTTTTTCGTAGATTTAAGGTCCAACTCATCTTGTAAGTCCCGTGAAATTGAGGAACTCCCCGGTTCATCGTGTTCACAATAGAATCCCCGACTCCAACGTCTTCCAACCAAAGAAGATAATTAAAAAGAAAACACCTGGAAACCCCGTGCGCGGCCGCCAAAGCACCCAAAACCGCCCAAACTCCGGAATTCACATGAATCGTCATCTTCTTCAATTCGCCCACACCCCAGTTGTATTTGATCTTCCCGGCTCTCCAATGAAGACGATCCAGGGACGCGAGGTGCTTCGTATACCTCTTCAGTAAAAAAGGAAGTTTTTTGGAAAGGGCCTTTTTCTGAAACGCGTCCAGTCGGTTCCAATAACTCATCGGAATCAAAAGGGAATCGGTGCCGATCGTTCCTTCATTCAAAGAGGATAGAATTTTTTTCTCGCAAGAAAGTAAAAGAAGGTCCATACCCGAAGCGGTTCCAGAGCCCGGACACAACGGATGGGATTTACAAAAAAAGCGAGAGGAGGATATTCATCTTTTACAAGTTCCGTAAAATTGAAAGCGATTCCGAAAAGCGAACTCAAAGATCCTAAAGTTTTCCTTAAAAAGGAAAATTTATAGTGTGTCCCAAAACTTAATTCTACTTTATCAAAAACGTCAAGCTGCAAGGTTCTGTCGAGCCCCGGTTTTTTTTCATAAGAAAAAACTGTGGCTGGGCAGGTTCTTATGAGAATGGATTCTTCCG
The nucleotide sequence above comes from Leptospira weilii. Encoded proteins:
- a CDS encoding tetratricopeptide repeat protein; amino-acid sequence: MFFFNVPMFKKMGRILPNRLAGRLLSTWFFFVLCTGYSTLYGNSTFSYSELLRQAREELDQLRYDKALQKLQIADSLGNKRTGVYYEIEGRAWIGKGDLTTAMESFEKSITLDPENFSLMGEISAGYEELKKPTKAYEFARLSLSKNPENPPLRYKVLILSSKLGNLGYYNETLNWIRENNPYKEDRPAIEAEVNASYEFGRIDETISKCRKFLLHFPDNPFLHKTLLLSLKKKKSSNLEQFLLDRAAIFRNEPIFAYQAALEFLQNRRFNDSLAMSRRAFYLSLKKNGNCEKEILYPLHRIYRQQGSVTDVQAIEILQEIVESERKINQEFLDAKLKQTGYNRELLIFSLFYLQRNPTQDSDFKAEEWKSHFAKIRKQKEEEDLSKIVSPFAYDSEESSFLSER
- a CDS encoding sodium-translocating pyrophosphatase produces the protein MSILAIVTAVVYALKVTTIKVGAAGGNEKETKKLLEISSAISEGAMAFLVREYKVISVFIAFMAVLIVLLLDNPATEGFNDGLHTAIAFIAGAIISCLSGFIGMKIATAGNVRTAEAAKTSLSKAFRVAFDSGAVMGFGLVGLAILGMIVLFLVFTGMYPTIEKHFLMESLAGFGLGGSAVALFARVGGGIYTKAADVGADLVGKVEKGIPEDDPRNPATIADNVGDNVGDVAGMGADLFGSCAEATCAALVIGATASALSGSVDALLYPLLISAFGIPASLLTSFLARVREGGNVESALKVQLWVSTLLVAGIMYFVTNTFMVDSFEIAGKTITKWDVYISMIVGLFSGMFIGIVTEYYTSHSYKPVREVAEASNTGAATNIIYGLSLGYHSSVIPVILLVITIVTANLLAGMYGIAIAALGMISTIAVGLTIDAYGPVADNAGGIAEMAELGKEVRDRTDTLDAAGNTTAAIGKGFAIGSAALTSLALFAAFITRTHTITLEVLNAEVFGGLMFGAMLPFLFTAMTMKSVGKAAVDMVEEVRKQFREIPGIMEGKNKPNYKRCVDISTTAALREMILPGLLVLMTPILVGYLFGVKTLAGVLAGALVAGVVLAISAANSGGGWDNAKKYIEKKAGGKGSDQHKAAVVGDTVGDPFKDTSGPSINILIKLMAITSLVFAEFFVQQGGLLMRLFHH
- a CDS encoding DUF1564 domain-containing protein; this translates as MDLLLLSCEKKILSSLNEGTIGTDSLLIPMSYWNRLDAFQKKALSKKLPFLLKRYTKHLASLDRLHWRAGKIKYNWGVGELKKMTIHVNSGVWAVLGALAAAHGVSRCFLFNYLLWLEDVGVGDSIVNTMNRGVPQFHGTYKMSWTLNLRKNQISRALFFEPNPITSKHLSSLPKPNL